The stretch of DNA GGCGGCCGGCGTCCCGATCTTCTTCGCCGCCGACCACGTCGACACCCTGGCCGCCGATGACGACGATGACCACGGGACGAGCAGGGACGACGCCGTCGACCCGCACATCTGGATGGATCCGGCACGGATGGCGGACGCGGTCCGCGCCCTCGGCAGGCAGATCGGCGTCCAGACCGATGCACCGCAGGCCGCTGCGGACCGCGCGCAGCCGTACGCCGGACAACTGGCCGACCTGGACCGCCGGATCGAGGAGATGCTGGCCGACATCCCGAGCGAGCGTCGGACGCTGGTGAGCAACCATGCGTCGCTGAGCTACTTCGCCGACCGCTACGATCTGCGGATCGTCGGCACCGTCATCCCGGGGGTGTCGACCGGCGGCGAACCGAGCGCGCGCGAGATCGAGGCGCTCGCCGAGGCCATCCGACGCGAGGAGGTCCCGGCGATCTTCACCGACAGCACCGCACCGTCGCAGCTCGCCGCGACCCTCGCGCGCGAGACCGGCACGGACGTCCAGGTCGTCGAGCTCTACACGGGATCACTGGGCACCGGCGACGAGGCGACGACGTACCTGGAGATGCTGGAGACGGACGCCCAACGCATCAGCGAGGCGCTGCGTCCGTGAACCGCACGGCCGGAACCGCCGGCGGCGCGCGAGCGCGGCCGCACACACCCGACGACACGAGCAGGTGACCATGACGCCGATCGAGGTGCTCATCGAGCCCTTCACGGCCGCGTTCATGCAGCGGGCGCTGCTGGCCGGCGCACTGGCGGCGGTGACGTGCTCGCTGGTCGGCACCTGGGTGGTGCTGCGGGGCCTGACCTTCATGGGCGACGCGTTGGCACACGGCGTGCTCCCCGGCATCGCGGTCGCCTACCTGCTGGCCGGTGGCAACGCGACCGCCACGATCGTGGGTGCGAGCGTCGCGGCCGTCGTCATGATCGCCGGCGTGGACGCGGTCCAGCGGCACTCGCACCTGCCGGCGGACGCCGGCATCGGCCTGCTGTTCATCGGGATGCTCGCGCTCGGCGTGATGATCATCTCGCGGGGGGCGTCCTACGCGGGTGACCTGCTGGGCTTCCTGTTCGGAGCCGCACTGGGCACGCCACCGGGAGCCATCGTCGTGCAGGCCGTGGCGGTCGTCGTGACGCTGGTCGGCGTCGTCGTGTTCCACCGCGCGTTCCTGGCGTTGAGCTTCGACGAACGCAAGGCGCAGGGGTTGGGCCTGCACCCCGCGGCGGCGCGGGTGGTGCTGCTGGCGTTGATCGCCGTCGCGATCATCAGCTCGTTCCAGACCGTCGGCAACCTGCTGGTCTACGGTCTGCTGATCGCCCCGCCGGCGGCTGCGAGCCTGTTGGCGCGACGGGTGGCGGCGATGATGTCGACCGCGGTCGTCATCGGAGTCCTGAGCGTCTACGTGGGTCTGCTGGCCAGCTACCACCTCGATCTGGCGGCGGGAGCGGCGATGGCCGGGGTCGCGGTCGCGACCTTCTTCGTCGTGCTGGCGGTGACCGAACTGCGCAACGCCACACGGCACCGGCCGGCCGCACGGCGCGCGATCGCGGGAGCGGGCAGCCACCGCTGATCCCTGATCGGCGATCCGTCGCGGCATCGAAGATCAGGAAGATCCCTGAGCGTCCCGGGCCGCCGACGGCTCTACCGTCGTAGCAGTTCCCACGGACGGCGATCGACGTCAGGAGCCCACCATGTCGTCCACCAGACCCCGACGCCTGTACCGCTCCCGCCACCACCGTGTGCTGGCCGGCGTGTGCGGCGGCATCGCCGACTACTTCGGCCTGGACCCGACGGTGGTGCGGGTCGCCTTCCTGGTGTCGTTCCTGATCCCCGGCCCGCAGGCCGTGTTCTACCTGGTGGCCTGGATCGTGATGCCCGACGAGCCCTAGGACGACCGTGGGACGGTGACCCATGATCGTCGCCCCGTCCACCCGATCGACCCTTGACCGGTCAGCGGCGTTGCCTTCGTCGAACACATGTTCGATACTGTGATGTGTGTCCCAACAAGCTCCCGGAGCCGTGGTCGCACCAGCATCGACGCTGACCGGACGGCGTGACCACCTGCTGCCCACCGCACCAGCCCTGCAGCCGCTGTTCCCCGACGCCGCGCTGCGACGGGGCAGCATCGTCGGTGTGTCCGGCACCGGCGCGACGTCCCTGCTCCTCGCGCTGCTCGCAGCCCCCAACGCGGCCGGCGCCTGGTGCGCCGCGGTCGGGCTGGATTCGCTGGGCCTGCTGGCCGCCGAAGGAGCCGGCGTCGATCTGCAGCGGTTCGTGCTGGTGCCCGATCCCGGACCCGACTGGCCGACGATCGTCGCGGCGCTGCTCGACGCGTTCGAGGTCGTCGCGCTGCGCCCACCCTCCCGACCCGCCGCCGCGGCGCAGCGCCGGCTGGCGGCCCGGGTCCGTGAACGCCGCCGGGCGTTGCTCGTGCTGCCGGACCATGCGTCGACGGGGTGGTCGTTCGACGTCAGCATGACCGGCACCGCCGCGGTGTGGGAGGGCCTGGGATGGGGTGCGGGTCACCTGCGCGGTCGACAGGTCCGTGTACGTGCCGAAGGGAGGCGGCTTGCCGGACGCCCCCGCCATGCCGGGGTGTGGCTGCCCGATCAGGACGGTGAGGTCTCTGCGGCACGACCCGTCGCCACCGCCACTCCGCTGCATCGCGACGACGAGCGGAACCGGAGCGGCGTCGCGTGACGCGGGACGCCGCGCGCCGCACGCTGGTGGTCGGGTGCACCGACTGGCCGCTGACGGCCGCGGGCATCGCGCCCGGCCGGCCGGCGGCGGTCCTCGCCAGCCACAGGGTGGTCGCCGCGAGCGCGGCCGCGCGCGCCGCCGGGGTGGCACGCGGCCAACGCCAACGCGAGGCACAGGCCCGCTGTCCCGACCTGACGCTGCTGCCCTCCGCACCCGACGCCGAGGCGCGGGCGTTCGAGCCGGTCGCGACCGCGGTCGCCGCGTTCAGCCCTCGCGTGGAGATCGTCCGACCGGGCGTGGTCGCGCTGGCGACCAGGGGTCCGTCGCGGTACTTCGGCGGCGACGCTGCGCTGGTGGCCGGGATCGCCGACGCCGTCACGGATGTGTTGGCAGAGATCTCCCCTACAGATCAGCGCGAGGACCGGTGCCGGGTCGGCATCGCCGACGGGCTGTTCGGGGCGCTGCTCGCAGCCAGCCGCCGCGTCGTGGTGCCACCGGGCGGGACCGCCGCCTTCCTGGCCCCCTTCGCGGTCTCGACCCTGGACCGCCCCGAGCTGACCGACCTGCTGCGTCGTCTGGGGATCACCACCCTGGGGGCGCTGGCCGCATGCGACGACCGCGACGTCCTCGACCGGTTCGGCAACGACGGCGCACGGGCGCTCCGGCTGGCCCGTGGCCTGGACGAGCGTCCGCTGGTCCCCCACCCCCCCAGAACCGAGCTGCTGGTCAGCCAACCGTTCGACCCGCCCGCGGCGCGGGTCGACGTGGTGGCCTTCGCCGGCCGCGGGCTGGCCGAGTCGCTGCACCAGCGGCTGCAGCGCGCGGGTCTGGTGTGCATGCGGCTGGCGGTGGAGCTCGAGACCGTACACGACGAACAACAGGTCCGGTTGTGGCGGCACCTGGACGGGGCGTTCACACCCGCCGCCATGGTCGACCGGCTGCGCTGGCAGCTGGAGGGTTGGTCGAACAGCTCGAACCGTCCGACCGCAGGGGTGTCGCTGGTACGCCTGCACGCCGACGAGTGTGCCCCGGCCGGCGAGGTGCAGCCCGATCTGTGGGACACCCACGCGACCATCGACGCCCAGGTCCGGCGGACGCTGGGCCGCGTGCAGGGCCTGCTGGGCCAGGAGCGGGTGCACACCGC from Euzebyales bacterium encodes:
- a CDS encoding DNA polymerase Y family protein, with amino-acid sequence MTRDAARRTLVVGCTDWPLTAAGIAPGRPAAVLASHRVVAASAAARAAGVARGQRQREAQARCPDLTLLPSAPDAEARAFEPVATAVAAFSPRVEIVRPGVVALATRGPSRYFGGDAALVAGIADAVTDVLAEISPTDQREDRCRVGIADGLFGALLAASRRVVVPPGGTAAFLAPFAVSTLDRPELTDLLRRLGITTLGALAACDDRDVLDRFGNDGARALRLARGLDERPLVPHPPRTELLVSQPFDPPAARVDVVAFAGRGLAESLHQRLQRAGLVCMRLAVELETVHDEQQVRLWRHLDGAFTPAAMVDRLRWQLEGWSNSSNRPTAGVSLVRLHADECAPAGEVQPDLWDTHATIDAQVRRTLGRVQGLLGQERVHTAVIGGGRTHADQVRLVAWGDPREPARPGLPGTVTVRVPTGVEMPPWPGRLPPPAPAVVHAAPLPADVRDRFDRPVVVTSRCTATGEPSRVSIAAGPWLDLVGWAGPWPVDERWWDDAQARRRARFQMALSDGTAHLLALEDGRWWVEATYD
- the aztB gene encoding zinc ABC transporter permease AztB, encoding MTPIEVLIEPFTAAFMQRALLAGALAAVTCSLVGTWVVLRGLTFMGDALAHGVLPGIAVAYLLAGGNATATIVGASVAAVVMIAGVDAVQRHSHLPADAGIGLLFIGMLALGVMIISRGASYAGDLLGFLFGAALGTPPGAIVVQAVAVVVTLVGVVVFHRAFLALSFDERKAQGLGLHPAAARVVLLALIAVAIISSFQTVGNLLVYGLLIAPPAAASLLARRVAAMMSTAVVIGVLSVYVGLLASYHLDLAAGAAMAGVAVATFFVVLAVTELRNATRHRPAARRAIAGAGSHR
- a CDS encoding metal ABC transporter substrate-binding protein yields the protein MRSASHMHRCRRASGPRGLAWLAIVALLTACTSQAATTASEPGPGGVAIVATTAIMGDVARNLAADDDRVSVLMDAGADPHTFEPSARQIAELADADLVVANGAGLEEGLDDALDEAAAAGVPIFFAADHVDTLAADDDDDHGTSRDDAVDPHIWMDPARMADAVRALGRQIGVQTDAPQAAADRAQPYAGQLADLDRRIEEMLADIPSERRTLVSNHASLSYFADRYDLRIVGTVIPGVSTGGEPSAREIEALAEAIRREEVPAIFTDSTAPSQLAATLARETGTDVQVVELYTGSLGTGDEATTYLEMLETDAQRISEALRP
- a CDS encoding PspC domain-containing protein, translated to MSSTRPRRLYRSRHHRVLAGVCGGIADYFGLDPTVVRVAFLVSFLIPGPQAVFYLVAWIVMPDEP